A region from the Benincasa hispida cultivar B227 chromosome 8, ASM972705v1, whole genome shotgun sequence genome encodes:
- the LOC120082510 gene encoding methylsterol monooxygenase 2-2, with the protein MAVLLESAWQYLITNFSDFQLACIGSFIIHESVFFLSGLPFILLERAGWLSKYKIQAKNNSPAAQGKCISRLLLYHFGVNLPVMLVSYPVFRRMGMRSTLPLPSWKVVFGQIIFYFIIEDFVFYWGHRILHTKWLYKNVHSVHHEYATPFGLTSEYAHPAEILFLGFATIVGPALTGPHLLTLWLWMIVRVLETVEAHCGYHFPWSPSNFIPLYGGAYFHDYHHRLLYTKSGNYSSTFTYMDWIFGTDEGFRNLEAIKKAES; encoded by the exons ATGGCTGTTCTTCTTGAATCTGCCTGGCAG TATCTAATAACAAATTTCAGTGATTTTCAACTCGCTTGTATTGGAAGCTTCATAATCCATGAAAGTGTTTTCTTCTTATCTGGCCTTCCCTTTATACTTTTGGAAAGAGCAGGATGGCTGAGCAAGTACAAGATCCAG GCAAAGAATAATAGTCCTGCTGCTCAAGGGAAATGCATTTCACGCCTACTGCTGTATCATTTTGGTGTAAATCTGCCAGTTATGCTTGTTTCTTATCCCGTCTTCAGGCGTATGGGCATGAGAAGCACTCTTCCATTGCCATCCTG GAAAGTAGTTTTCGGCCAGATAATATTCTACTTTATTATTGAGGATTTTGTTTTCTACTGGGGGCATAGAATTTTGCACACCAAATGGCTGTACAAGAATGTCCACAGCGTGCATCATGA ATATGCTACACCTTTTGGACTAACATCAGAATACGCTCACCCTGCTGAGATCCTGTTCCTTGGATTCGCTACCATCGTCGGTCCTGCTCTTACTGGTCCCCATCTATTGACTCTGTGGTTATGGATGATAGTTAGAGTGCTTGAGACAGTTGAGGCTCATTGTGGTTACCATTTTCCTTGGAGCCCTTCAAACTTCATACCTTTGTATGGGGG TGCTTATTTTCATGATTACCATCACCGACTGCTTTATACGAAATCTGGCAACTACTCATCAACATTCACTTACATGGACTG GATCTTTGGAACAGACGAAGGTTTCAGAAACTTGGAAGCTATAAAAAAggcagaaagctga